A genomic stretch from Flavobacterium humidisoli includes:
- a CDS encoding S41 family peptidase, whose translation MKKISLLLFLLTSTISFGQNSAETCEILNKINALIQAEHLRPKPVDDSLSVFVFDNLINELDPSRNIFFKSEYDELAQKYRYNLDNLILKNDCSFLTDIKATYINGLIRTKKVLEKIQSIPIDYTKKDTIRFYKKSFAFYLKKEDLEKVWVKKLRYQILDDIVETSDNLDSLKTNFKSIEQASKNQILTNEICRFNSLIDSNTKQEEKLYNFFCTYFDPHTAYFSDDSKTSFVASLSKEHLSLGMTVNLNEKNEIIIDEIDPNGPAYQTGQIKKGDQIISISNQKETLQVSCASLESISSMILSENNKHITLTLKRNSGKSFDVFIEKQMMKDEENSVFSFIIGKDSKIGYVKIPSFYADLDGNSRKGCADDVAREVIKLQRDSIQGLVIDLIDNGGGSMEEAIKLAGMFVDYGPLSIVIDNKKEKSVINDPFKGVIYRGPIVVLVNSNTASASEFFASIMQDYNRALLLGSNTLGKATMQTILPLEEDKATDFLKITINKFYRITGKSHQYIGVKPDVVLPEFYEDVYQKESDFPTAIKNDSIEPFLKYKTYVKRNLIDKIAKNSSQRLSDNYFFNNIKKINLKIDQLVNAPKAEIPMTLDSVFKQKKTLGALWTEINTFNDENNPLDVYNSSVNQFLLGAYPNDKTINQYQMDNLKTNPYLNEAVNIINEFNGISK comes from the coding sequence ATGAAAAAGATTTCACTACTCCTTTTTTTGCTGACATCAACTATATCTTTTGGTCAGAACAGCGCAGAAACTTGTGAAATATTAAACAAAATAAATGCGCTTATTCAGGCAGAACACTTAAGACCAAAACCGGTTGATGACAGCCTTTCTGTGTTTGTTTTTGACAATCTTATTAACGAACTTGACCCTTCACGCAATATCTTCTTTAAGAGCGAATATGACGAATTGGCTCAGAAATATCGTTACAATCTCGATAATTTAATTTTAAAGAATGACTGCAGCTTTCTTACCGATATCAAAGCTACCTACATAAACGGCCTTATACGCACTAAAAAAGTTTTAGAAAAAATTCAGAGCATTCCGATTGATTATACGAAGAAAGATACCATTCGTTTTTATAAAAAATCTTTTGCTTTTTATTTGAAGAAAGAAGACTTAGAAAAGGTTTGGGTTAAAAAATTGCGTTATCAGATCTTAGATGATATTGTTGAAACGAGCGACAATCTCGATTCTTTAAAAACCAATTTCAAATCTATCGAACAAGCTTCTAAAAATCAAATTCTTACAAATGAAATCTGCCGTTTTAATTCGCTAATAGATTCTAATACCAAACAAGAAGAAAAACTATACAATTTCTTCTGCACGTATTTTGACCCTCATACGGCTTATTTTAGTGATGATTCTAAAACGAGTTTTGTTGCTTCTTTGTCAAAAGAACATTTGTCGCTTGGAATGACGGTAAACCTCAACGAGAAAAATGAAATTATTATTGATGAAATCGATCCAAATGGACCAGCTTATCAAACAGGACAGATAAAAAAAGGCGATCAGATTATTTCGATTTCCAATCAGAAAGAAACACTTCAGGTTTCTTGTGCCTCATTGGAGTCTATATCGTCCATGATTTTATCTGAAAATAACAAACATATTACACTTACTTTAAAACGCAATTCGGGCAAAAGTTTTGATGTTTTTATAGAAAAACAAATGATGAAAGATGAAGAAAATTCTGTTTTCAGTTTCATCATTGGCAAAGACAGTAAAATTGGATATGTAAAAATTCCGAGTTTCTATGCCGATCTCGATGGCAACAGCAGAAAAGGCTGTGCAGATGATGTGGCGCGCGAGGTCATAAAACTGCAAAGAGACAGCATACAAGGGCTTGTTATTGATCTTATAGACAACGGCGGCGGCTCTATGGAAGAAGCGATAAAACTGGCTGGAATGTTTGTAGATTACGGTCCGCTTTCGATTGTAATTGACAACAAAAAAGAGAAATCTGTCATTAACGATCCGTTTAAAGGCGTTATTTATCGAGGTCCAATTGTAGTTCTGGTAAATAGTAATACGGCTTCAGCAAGTGAGTTTTTTGCTTCTATTATGCAAGATTATAACCGTGCCCTTTTGCTAGGAAGCAATACGCTTGGAAAAGCCACTATGCAGACTATTCTTCCGCTTGAAGAAGATAAAGCCACGGATTTCTTAAAAATTACAATCAATAAATTTTACAGGATTACAGGTAAAAGCCACCAATATATTGGCGTAAAACCAGATGTTGTACTGCCTGAGTTTTATGAAGATGTATACCAAAAAGAAAGCGACTTTCCGACGGCGATAAAAAACGATAGCATCGAACCTTTCTTAAAATACAAGACGTATGTAAAACGAAATTTGATAGACAAAATTGCTAAAAACAGCTCGCAGAGATTGTCAGACAACTACTTTTTCAACAACATTAAAAAGATTAATCTTAAAATAGATCAGCTCGTGAATGCTCCTAAAGCGGAAATTCCAATGACATTAGATTCGGTTTTCAAGCAGAAAAAGACGTTAGGTGCACTTTGGACAGAGATCAATACTTTTAATGATGAAAATAATCCGCTTGATGTGTACAATTCTAGCGTTAATCAGTTTCTTCTAGGTGCTTATCCAAATGACAAAACGATTAATCAATATCAAATGGATAACCTTAAAACAAATCCGTACCTCAACGAGGCTGTAAACATCATCAACGAATTTAATGGAATTAGTAAATAA
- a CDS encoding HipA family kinase, producing MKNNFDLRTVNVMRYITPLREGGSLPALAEADDDFKYVLKFRGAGHGVKALIAELVGGQIAKALKLQLPELVFANLDEAFGRTEADEEIQDLLQGSQGLNLALHFLSGAITFDPAVTTVDTKLASQIVWLDAYITNVDRTFKNTNMLIWHKELWLIDHGACLYFHHSWNNWEQHAKSPFALIKDHVLLPQASLLKEVDAEFKAILTPEILEEIVNTIPLDWLQWEDADETPEALRNVYLQFLKTRLENSEIFVNQAQNAR from the coding sequence ATGAAAAACAACTTCGATCTCAGAACGGTAAACGTCATGCGATATATAACGCCACTGCGTGAAGGCGGTTCTTTACCTGCTTTAGCAGAAGCCGATGACGATTTTAAATACGTATTAAAATTTAGAGGAGCCGGACACGGCGTAAAAGCCTTAATCGCTGAATTAGTTGGCGGACAAATAGCAAAAGCTTTAAAACTACAATTGCCAGAATTAGTATTCGCCAATCTCGATGAAGCTTTCGGAAGAACCGAAGCTGATGAAGAAATTCAGGATTTATTGCAAGGAAGTCAAGGGTTAAACTTAGCGCTTCACTTTTTATCTGGTGCTATTACTTTTGATCCTGCTGTAACCACGGTAGATACTAAATTGGCTTCGCAGATTGTTTGGCTAGACGCTTATATTACAAACGTAGACAGAACTTTCAAAAACACCAATATGCTGATTTGGCATAAAGAATTATGGCTGATTGATCATGGTGCGTGTTTGTATTTTCATCATTCTTGGAACAACTGGGAACAGCATGCTAAAAGTCCGTTTGCATTGATAAAAGATCACGTTTTATTGCCACAAGCTTCGCTATTAAAAGAAGTCGATGCCGAATTTAAAGCCATTTTAACCCCAGAAATTTTAGAAGAAATTGTCAATACAATTCCGTTAGACTGGCTGCAATGGGAAGATGCTGACGAAACTCCAGAAGCATTGCGAAATGTTTATTTGCAGTTTTTAAAAACAAGATTAGAGAATTCAGAAATATTTGTAAATCAGGCTCAAAATGCAAGATAA
- the gcvT gene encoding glycine cleavage system aminomethyltransferase GcvT, protein MKNTALTHIHEGLGAKMLPFAGYNMPITYEGVNAEHETVRNSVGVFDVSHMGEFLLTGPNALALIQKVTSNDASTLTIGRAQYSCLPNNEGGIVDDLIIYKMKEEEYLLVVNASNIEKDWNWITSHNDLGVEMKNVSDDYSLLAIQGPKAVEAMQSLTSVDLSAITYYHFEVGDFAGFSDVIISATGYTGSGGFEIYCKNADAEAIWNKVFEAGASFGIKPIGLAARDTLRLEMGFCLYGNDINDTTSPLEAGLGWITKFTKDFTNSEALKKQKEAGVTRKLVAFEMQERAVPRHDYEIVDGSGAVIGIVTSGTMSPSMNKGIGLGYVTVANSTVDSDIFIRIRKNDVPAKVVKLPFYKK, encoded by the coding sequence ATGAAAAATACTGCGCTTACGCACATACATGAAGGTTTAGGAGCGAAAATGCTTCCTTTTGCTGGTTATAATATGCCTATCACTTATGAAGGGGTTAATGCTGAACACGAAACGGTTCGTAACAGCGTAGGAGTTTTTGACGTTTCGCATATGGGTGAATTTTTGCTGACAGGTCCAAATGCTTTGGCTTTGATTCAAAAAGTGACTTCAAACGATGCGTCTACTTTGACAATTGGTAGAGCGCAATATTCTTGTCTTCCAAATAATGAAGGCGGAATTGTTGACGATTTGATTATTTATAAAATGAAAGAGGAAGAGTATTTACTAGTTGTAAATGCTTCAAATATTGAAAAAGACTGGAACTGGATTACTTCTCACAATGATTTGGGAGTTGAAATGAAAAACGTTTCTGATGATTATTCTTTATTGGCAATTCAAGGTCCAAAAGCGGTTGAAGCTATGCAGTCTTTAACTTCTGTTGATTTGTCTGCTATTACCTATTACCATTTTGAAGTAGGCGATTTTGCAGGTTTTAGCGATGTCATTATTTCTGCTACTGGTTATACTGGTTCTGGTGGGTTTGAGATCTATTGCAAAAATGCAGACGCTGAGGCGATCTGGAATAAAGTTTTTGAAGCCGGAGCTTCTTTTGGCATTAAGCCAATTGGTCTTGCTGCACGTGATACTTTACGTTTAGAAATGGGATTCTGTCTTTACGGAAATGACATTAATGATACCACTTCTCCTCTTGAAGCTGGTTTAGGATGGATTACGAAATTTACAAAAGATTTCACCAATTCTGAAGCGCTTAAAAAACAAAAAGAAGCCGGTGTTACAAGAAAATTAGTTGCTTTTGAAATGCAAGAGCGCGCTGTGCCAAGACATGATTACGAAATCGTTGATGGTTCTGGAGCAGTAATCGGAATTGTAACTTCTGGAACTATGTCTCCTTCTATGAATAAAGGAATTGGTTTAGGATATGTAACCGTTGCAAACAGTACGGTTGACAGCGATATTTTTATTAGAATCAGAAAAAATGATGTTCCTGCAAAAGTGGTTAAATTACCGTTTTACAAGAAATAA
- a CDS encoding YebC/PmpR family DNA-binding transcriptional regulator, whose amino-acid sequence MGRAFEFRKGRKMKRWSAMAKTFTRIGKDIVMAVKEGGPNPDANSRLRAVIQNAKAANMPKDNVERAIKNASNKDTANYKEILFEGYAPHGIAILIETASDNNNRTVANIRSYFNKCNGTMGTQGSVEFMFDHTCNFRIAKDGIDAEELELELIDFGAEEVFEDEDGILIYAPFGSFGALQKELENRGLEILSSGFERIPQITKELTEAQIADVEKLIEKIEEDDDVMNVYHTMKEE is encoded by the coding sequence ATGGGAAGAGCGTTCGAATTTAGAAAAGGAAGAAAAATGAAACGTTGGTCTGCAATGGCCAAAACGTTTACCAGAATTGGTAAAGATATCGTAATGGCTGTTAAAGAAGGTGGACCAAACCCAGATGCCAATTCTAGATTAAGAGCTGTTATACAAAATGCGAAAGCTGCCAACATGCCAAAGGACAATGTGGAGCGCGCAATTAAAAATGCAAGTAACAAAGATACTGCCAACTATAAAGAAATTTTGTTTGAAGGATATGCTCCTCACGGAATTGCAATCTTAATTGAAACTGCTTCTGATAACAATAACAGAACTGTAGCTAATATTCGCAGTTATTTCAACAAATGCAACGGAACAATGGGAACTCAAGGTTCTGTTGAGTTTATGTTTGACCACACTTGCAACTTTAGAATTGCAAAAGATGGTATCGACGCTGAGGAATTAGAATTAGAATTGATTGATTTTGGTGCTGAAGAGGTTTTTGAGGATGAAGACGGAATCTTAATCTATGCTCCTTTTGGAAGTTTTGGTGCTTTACAGAAAGAATTAGAAAACAGAGGTCTTGAAATCCTTTCTTCTGGTTTTGAGCGTATTCCGCAAATCACAAAAGAATTAACTGAAGCTCAAATTGCTGATGTTGAAAAATTGATCGAAAAAATCGAAGAAGATGATGACGTAATGAACGTTTATCATACAATGAAAGAAGAATAA
- a CDS encoding NAD(P)H-hydrate dehydratase, with product MKSSYLITKEEILKLYKPIDSKAHKGTQGHAVIIAGSYGKIGAAVLASKSCLKTGCGLVTTFVPKCGYQILQISILEVMVATDENVNFITNIHLPLIPQAVGFGPGIGKELGTQKALFEFLRVNKAPLVLDADALNIISENLSWLELVPEDTILTPHPKELERLIGKWNSEAEKFQKTIAFSEKYKVIVVMKGAPTFIINRTSVYENTTGNAALATAGSGDTLTGILTSLLAQGYEPKYASKFGVYLHGLTADLALPKTGYESFTASTIIKYLGKAFLELEN from the coding sequence ATGAAATCATCGTATTTAATTACAAAAGAAGAGATTCTGAAATTATACAAACCAATAGATTCCAAAGCGCACAAGGGAACACAAGGTCATGCGGTGATTATTGCCGGAAGTTATGGCAAAATAGGAGCAGCGGTTTTAGCCTCAAAATCCTGTCTAAAAACAGGCTGCGGACTCGTAACAACTTTTGTACCCAAATGCGGTTACCAGATCCTTCAAATCTCCATTCTAGAAGTGATGGTTGCAACCGATGAAAACGTCAATTTTATAACCAATATTCATCTGCCATTAATTCCGCAAGCAGTTGGATTTGGCCCAGGAATAGGGAAGGAACTCGGAACGCAAAAAGCTTTATTTGAGTTTTTAAGAGTCAATAAAGCGCCTTTGGTTTTAGATGCCGATGCATTGAATATCATTTCAGAAAATTTATCATGGTTAGAATTGGTTCCAGAAGACACGATTCTAACACCTCATCCAAAAGAATTAGAACGTTTGATTGGAAAATGGAACTCTGAAGCCGAGAAATTTCAAAAAACAATTGCTTTTTCAGAAAAATATAAAGTGATTGTGGTTATGAAGGGCGCACCAACATTCATTATCAATAGAACTTCGGTATACGAAAATACGACTGGAAATGCAGCGTTGGCAACAGCAGGAAGCGGAGACACATTAACCGGAATCCTCACAAGTCTTCTAGCACAAGGCTACGAACCCAAATACGCCTCAAAATTTGGCGTCTACCTCCACGGACTAACAGCCGATCTAGCTCTCCCAAAAACGGGCTATGAATCTTTTACAGCGTCTACAATTATTAAGTATTTAGGAAAAGCTTTTTTGGAATTAGAGAATTAG